TTATGGTTAGACAAATGCTTCGTAAGGTACGTGTAAATGATGCAGGGGATACAGATGTTCTTCCGGGAACGCTGCTTGACGTGAATCAATTTACTACTGCTAATACAAGTGCAGTTGTTGGCGGGAAAACACCAGCTACTGGTCGTCCAGTCTTACTCGGTATTACAAAAGCATCACTTGAAACAGATTCATTCTTATCGGCTGCGTCGTTCCAAGAAACGACAAGAGTACTCACAGATGCTGCAATTAAAGGTAAACGTGATGAATTGCTCGGCCTGAAGGAGAACGTAATCATCGGTAAACTGATCCCAGCTGGTACAGGAATGCTTCGTTACAGAAAAGCAAACCCGGTTTTAGCAGATGGAACAGTTGAAGATACTGTTTCTGTAGACTAACAAAACATGCTGGCTCGTAGATGTTAACCTTTAAGATTGGTAATAGGGTGTTAATTCACCTTATTATCAATTGGTCAGCAGATACGAGTCAGCAATATTTTACGATTGGAAATCCACTTGCTAGATTTATTTCACAAAGTCGGGTTGACAGTGTGAACATAAAGATGATATTATAGCAAAGGTGCTCCTATGATACCCTGTAACTTTGGAGGATATGAAATATGTCTTATGAAAAAGTATTACAGGCAAAGTCAGTTGTTATAGGAACAAAACAGACAGTGAGAGCTCTTAAAAACAATATGATTGTTGAAGTGTTCATTGCTGAGGATGCTGATCCTTTTATAACATCCCGGGTAGCGATGACATCCCGCGAATTAAATGTTCCAATCACATATGTTGATTCGATGCGTTTGCTTGGAAAAGCATGCGGCATAGATGTCGGAGCAGCAACTGTTGCCATTAAAAAGTAAAACTGTTTTTGCAGAATAGACTGCAAGAACTTTGTTTTTACCCAATTATGAACCACCTGGATGTGTGGTTCTAGATGAAAAAATGAAGGGAGGAAAAAATAATGCCTACTATTAATCAATTAGTTCGTAACGGTCGTGTATCTAAGATCGTAAAGTCAGGATCTCCTGCACTTAATAAAGGCTTTAACAGCTTTAAAAAAGCTCAAACAAATGCAACATCACCGCAAAAACGTGGGGTATGTACTCGTGTTGGTACAATGACACCTAAAAAACCTAACTCCGCATTACGTAAATATGCGCGTGTTCGTTTAACAAATGGTATCGAAGTTACAGCATATATCCCAGGTATCGGTCACAACCTACAAGAACATAGTGTTGTACTTATCCGCGGAGGACGTGTAAAAGATTTACCAGGAGTTCGTTACCACATCGTTCGTGGAGCGCTTGATACTGCTGGAGTACAAAATCGTATGCAAAGCCGTTCTAAATACGGTACTAAGCGTCCGAAAGCTGCAAAAAAATAATAATAAACTAGCAAGCTTACCGAAAGGAGGAAAAACACATGCCACGTAAAGGTCCTGTAACAAAAAGAGACGTATTACCAGATCCAATTTATAATTCAAAACTTGTGACTCGTTTAATCAACAAAATGATGGTTGACGGACAAAGAGGTAAATCACAAAAAATTCTTTACTCTGCATTTGATTTAATTCAAGAGCGCTCTGGCAACAACCCAATTGAAGTGTTTGATCAAGCACTTAAAAATATCATGCCGGTATTAGAAGTTAAAGCACGCCGAGTAGGTGGAGCTAACTATCAAGTACCAATCGAGGTGCGTCCTGATAGACGTTCAACTCTAGGCCTTCGTTGGTTAGTTAACTATTCTCGTCTTCGTGGAGAAAAAACGATGGAAGAACGTTTAGCTAACGAAATCATGGATGCTGCTAACAACACTGGCGGTTCTGTTAAGAAACGCGAAGATACACACAAAATGGCTGAAGCTAACAAAGCATTCGCTCATTATCGTTGGTAGAATTCACACTATAAAAAGATACCTAAACCAGAAGGGAGAAAGACCAAATGGCAAGAAAGTTCTCCTTAGCAAATACTCGTAATATTGGTATCATGGCACATATTGATGCTGGTAAAACGACAACTACAGAGCGTGTGCTTTATTACACCGGTAAGATTCACAAAATCGGTGAAACCCATGAAGGTGCATCTCAGATGGACTGGATGGAGCAAGAACAAGAACGTGGTATTACAATTACTTCTGCTGCAACTACAGCAGAATGGAAAGACCACCGCGTAAACATCATCGATACACCAGGTCACGTGGATTTCACTGTTGAAGTTGAACGTTCACTTCGTGTACTTGATGGTGCAGTAGCAGTTCTTGATGCTCAATCAGGCGTAGAACCGCAAACAGAAACTGTTTGGCGCCAGGCTACTACTTACGGGGTTCCTCGTGTAGTATTCGTAAACAAAATGGATAAAATCGGTGCTGATTTCCTATATTCTGTAGGAACTATCCATGATCGTCTTCAGGCTAATGCACATCCAATTCAACTTCCAATTGGTGCAGA
The Peribacillus sp. FSL H8-0477 genome window above contains:
- the rpsG gene encoding 30S ribosomal protein S7 → MPRKGPVTKRDVLPDPIYNSKLVTRLINKMMVDGQRGKSQKILYSAFDLIQERSGNNPIEVFDQALKNIMPVLEVKARRVGGANYQVPIEVRPDRRSTLGLRWLVNYSRLRGEKTMEERLANEIMDAANNTGGSVKKREDTHKMAEANKAFAHYRW
- the rpsL gene encoding 30S ribosomal protein S12, giving the protein MPTINQLVRNGRVSKIVKSGSPALNKGFNSFKKAQTNATSPQKRGVCTRVGTMTPKKPNSALRKYARVRLTNGIEVTAYIPGIGHNLQEHSVVLIRGGRVKDLPGVRYHIVRGALDTAGVQNRMQSRSKYGTKRPKAAKK
- a CDS encoding 50S ribosomal protein L7ae-like protein codes for the protein MSYEKVLQAKSVVIGTKQTVRALKNNMIVEVFIAEDADPFITSRVAMTSRELNVPITYVDSMRLLGKACGIDVGAATVAIKK